A single genomic interval of Granulicella tundricola MP5ACTX9 harbors:
- a CDS encoding sugar phosphate isomerase/epimerase family protein translates to MTTRRRFLQLSAATAAATATAAMPRAFAGPGQKIPTLTYGVQLYMLRKQAATDLPGVFRAIHDAGFAQVELYPIAYREPAQHLRTLIADSGLQPSVSGHFDYLGLEAKLDYAHTLGLKYFVCPMIPKDQWETLAGFKKAADFFNKIGQGAKDRGMEFTFHNHCYEFKPLDGTTGWNVLMKETDPALVKLELDCYWLTQGGQNPMSILRDHKDRAVLLHLKDRIANSPVSFDMGTPQHFTELGKGNIDWPGILAQGYKQGIRYAFLDQDGTTIPIPESMKISADYLHSL, encoded by the coding sequence ATGACGACCCGCCGCCGCTTTCTCCAACTCTCCGCCGCAACAGCAGCCGCCACCGCAACAGCAGCCATGCCCAGAGCCTTCGCCGGCCCCGGCCAGAAGATCCCCACCCTCACCTATGGCGTCCAGCTCTACATGCTCCGCAAGCAGGCCGCCACGGATCTTCCCGGTGTCTTCCGCGCCATCCACGACGCCGGCTTCGCACAGGTCGAGCTCTACCCCATCGCCTACCGCGAACCCGCCCAGCACCTCCGCACCCTCATCGCAGACTCCGGCCTCCAGCCCTCCGTCTCCGGCCACTTTGACTACTTGGGCCTGGAGGCCAAGCTGGACTATGCCCACACCCTCGGCCTCAAGTACTTCGTCTGCCCCATGATCCCCAAGGATCAGTGGGAGACCCTCGCCGGCTTCAAGAAAGCTGCGGACTTCTTCAACAAGATCGGTCAGGGAGCCAAAGACCGCGGCATGGAGTTCACCTTCCATAACCACTGTTACGAGTTCAAACCTCTTGACGGCACCACCGGCTGGAACGTCCTCATGAAAGAGACGGACCCCGCCCTCGTCAAGCTTGAACTCGACTGCTACTGGCTCACCCAGGGCGGTCAGAATCCCATGTCCATCCTCCGCGACCATAAAGACCGCGCCGTCCTCCTGCACCTCAAGGACCGCATCGCCAACTCCCCCGTCAGCTTCGACATGGGCACCCCCCAACACTTCACAGAGCTTGGCAAAGGCAATATCGATTGGCCCGGCATCCTCGCCCAAGGCTACAAGCAAGGCATCCGCTACGCATTTCTCGACCAGGACGGAACCACTATCCCCATCCCGGAGAGCATGAAGATCAGCGCAGACTACCTCCACTCCCTCTAA
- a CDS encoding DUF885 domain-containing protein, producing the protein MRHLPRIILLAAAATATLFPTLAPAQRVSADGSPQTFTFLANNFLSEALYPFSPTAGTGAGLHEYDTRLEDYSPATIAKQIAIYRSYEKKISAIDGSALDAPVAADREILLSSIRSTLLTLETIRPFATNPDNYSSGITASAFSIMERPYAPANTRLRALVEREKLMPALLQEARTNLKNPPHIYTEIAIEQVDGNISFFQNDVPSAFADATDPEVKAAFAKSNAAVIAALKDYAAWMKSDLLPRSNGDYKLGTDTYRKKLAYDEMVDIPLDRLLEIATADLHKNQAEFARIAKEIDPSKTPQQVLAELATIHPAPDQLLNTFRDQFSSLIAFINTHHIITIPSKVEPTLEETPPFMRATTQASMDPPGPFETHSTKAYFNVTLPEKDWTPAHIAEHMAAFNVGTVTSTAVHEAYPGHYVQFLWMPQFSSPIRKVFGASTNIEGWAHYCEQMMLDEGYLPPGTVAGSKEAKLIRLGQLQDALLRDARFVVSIRLHTGVGGALTIAQAAELFVKEGYQSPSIGMIETKRGTSDAMYLYYTLGKLQIMKLRADLQAQQGSSFSLQAFHDSLMRQGFAPIKVVRKAMLHNDSPTL; encoded by the coding sequence ATGCGTCATCTTCCCCGCATCATCCTCCTAGCCGCCGCAGCAACAGCCACCCTCTTCCCCACCCTCGCCCCAGCCCAGCGCGTCTCCGCCGACGGCTCCCCCCAGACCTTCACCTTCCTCGCTAACAACTTCCTCTCGGAAGCCCTTTACCCCTTCTCGCCCACGGCAGGCACCGGCGCGGGCCTCCACGAGTACGACACCAGGCTCGAGGACTACTCCCCCGCCACCATCGCCAAACAGATCGCCATCTATCGCTCCTACGAGAAGAAGATTTCCGCCATCGACGGCTCAGCCCTCGACGCACCCGTAGCCGCCGACCGCGAGATCCTCCTCTCCTCAATCCGCTCCACCCTCCTTACGCTGGAAACCATCCGCCCCTTCGCCACTAACCCCGACAACTACTCCTCCGGCATCACCGCCTCCGCGTTCAGCATCATGGAGCGGCCGTACGCCCCCGCCAACACGCGCCTCCGCGCCCTGGTCGAGCGTGAAAAGCTTATGCCCGCCCTCCTCCAGGAGGCCCGCACCAACCTCAAGAATCCCCCGCACATCTACACCGAGATCGCCATCGAGCAGGTCGACGGCAACATCAGCTTCTTCCAGAACGACGTCCCCTCCGCCTTCGCCGACGCCACTGACCCCGAGGTCAAAGCCGCCTTCGCGAAGTCCAACGCCGCCGTCATCGCCGCCCTCAAGGACTATGCCGCCTGGATGAAGTCGGATCTCCTCCCACGCTCCAACGGCGACTATAAGCTCGGCACTGACACTTACCGTAAGAAGCTCGCCTACGACGAGATGGTGGATATCCCGCTCGATCGTCTCCTCGAGATCGCCACCGCCGACCTCCACAAAAATCAGGCCGAGTTCGCCCGCATCGCCAAAGAGATTGATCCCAGCAAAACCCCGCAGCAGGTCCTCGCAGAGCTGGCCACCATCCACCCTGCCCCGGACCAACTCCTCAACACCTTCCGCGACCAGTTCTCAAGCCTCATCGCCTTCATCAACACCCACCACATCATCACCATCCCCAGCAAGGTAGAGCCCACGCTGGAAGAGACGCCGCCCTTCATGCGTGCCACCACCCAGGCCTCCATGGACCCTCCGGGCCCCTTTGAGACCCACTCCACCAAGGCCTACTTCAACGTCACCCTGCCGGAAAAAGACTGGACCCCGGCCCACATCGCCGAGCATATGGCCGCCTTCAACGTCGGCACCGTCACCTCCACGGCCGTGCATGAGGCCTACCCCGGCCACTACGTCCAGTTCCTCTGGATGCCGCAGTTCTCCTCGCCCATCCGCAAGGTCTTCGGAGCCAGCACCAACATTGAAGGCTGGGCCCACTACTGCGAGCAGATGATGCTGGACGAAGGCTACCTCCCGCCCGGCACGGTCGCCGGCAGCAAGGAGGCCAAGCTCATCCGTCTCGGCCAGCTTCAGGACGCCCTCCTTCGCGACGCGCGCTTCGTCGTCTCCATCCGCCTCCACACCGGCGTCGGCGGCGCACTCACCATTGCCCAGGCCGCCGAGCTCTTCGTCAAAGAGGGCTACCAGTCTCCCTCTATCGGCATGATCGAGACCAAGCGCGGCACGTCCGATGCCATGTACCTTTACTACACCCTGGGCAAGCTCCAGATCATGAAGCTGCGCGCCGATCTCCAGGCCCAGCAGGGCTCCTCCTTCAGCCTCCAGGCCTTCCACGACTCGCTCATGCGCCAGGGCTTCGCACCCATCAAGGTCGTCCGTAAAGCCATGCTGCACAATGACTCACCGACCCTATAA
- a CDS encoding outer membrane beta-barrel protein: MTRIKRWYGLLGCGVLAALAGLMAQGAGAQEAPPAPAAKPFFARWGDFYRGDWAPPAVQAASAQDAAAAPTRRGLPSPLDSPPFPNSDWSYGGSPVIGEPDGQSYPLMSAINGAKSRVKVYGWVEPTVNGSTSAHDNFPVANDETANRLELNQFVLYVERLPDTVQQKHFDWGFHLTSLVGTDYRFTTGKGYFSGQLLNKNNSYGFDPSLEYVDLYFPKVAKGMNVRVGRYISIPGIEAQLAPNNYTFSHSLLYSIDPFTDTGVLATVKLTDQWLVQGGLSAGHDVAPWTSDAKPSGTACVSYTTKSVNDNVYVCANGINSGKYAYNNLQQYDATWYHKFSKRLHSATESYFMYERDVPSVAGPVVPETGANGAFCRAGVNRCTAPEWAAVNFLQYEANAHNFFSLRTDFLNDKKGQRTAYQTRYSEETVSWTHWWGTTVQLRPEMRFDRAWDRAAYGKGTHQNQFTVASDLIFHF, translated from the coding sequence ATGACACGAATAAAGCGATGGTACGGCCTGCTGGGCTGCGGTGTCCTGGCGGCACTGGCTGGTTTGATGGCACAAGGTGCGGGCGCGCAGGAGGCCCCCCCGGCACCCGCTGCGAAGCCGTTCTTTGCGCGCTGGGGAGATTTTTATCGCGGAGACTGGGCACCTCCTGCGGTGCAGGCAGCCTCGGCGCAGGATGCGGCTGCTGCTCCAACGCGGCGGGGCCTGCCATCGCCTCTGGATTCGCCCCCGTTTCCGAACTCGGACTGGTCGTATGGTGGGTCGCCGGTGATTGGCGAGCCGGACGGGCAGAGCTATCCGCTGATGTCAGCCATCAATGGCGCCAAGTCGCGCGTGAAGGTCTATGGATGGGTCGAGCCTACGGTGAATGGGAGCACGTCCGCGCATGACAACTTCCCGGTGGCCAACGATGAGACGGCGAATCGGTTGGAGCTGAACCAGTTTGTCCTCTATGTGGAACGGCTGCCGGATACAGTGCAGCAGAAGCACTTCGACTGGGGCTTCCATCTGACGTCGCTGGTGGGGACGGACTACCGCTTCACGACCGGCAAGGGCTACTTCTCCGGGCAGTTGCTGAACAAGAACAACAGCTATGGGTTCGATCCATCGCTTGAGTATGTGGACCTTTACTTCCCGAAGGTGGCGAAGGGGATGAACGTGCGGGTGGGGCGGTATATCTCGATCCCGGGGATTGAGGCTCAGCTTGCGCCGAACAACTACACCTTCTCGCACTCGCTGCTGTACTCGATCGATCCATTTACGGATACGGGCGTGCTCGCGACGGTGAAGCTGACGGATCAGTGGCTGGTGCAGGGAGGCTTGAGCGCGGGGCATGATGTCGCGCCGTGGACGAGCGATGCGAAGCCCTCCGGCACGGCCTGCGTGAGCTATACGACGAAGTCCGTGAACGACAACGTCTACGTGTGCGCGAACGGCATCAACAGCGGTAAGTACGCGTACAACAACCTGCAGCAGTATGACGCGACCTGGTATCACAAGTTCTCGAAGCGGCTGCACTCCGCGACTGAGTCGTACTTCATGTACGAGCGGGATGTGCCTTCGGTGGCGGGGCCGGTTGTGCCGGAGACGGGGGCCAATGGGGCGTTCTGCCGTGCGGGGGTGAATCGGTGTACGGCTCCGGAGTGGGCGGCGGTGAACTTCCTGCAATACGAAGCGAACGCGCATAACTTCTTCAGCCTGCGGACTGACTTTCTGAACGATAAGAAAGGCCAGCGGACGGCGTACCAGACGCGCTACTCGGAGGAGACGGTCTCGTGGACGCACTGGTGGGGGACTACCGTGCAGTTGCGGCCGGAGATGCGGTTCGACCGGGCGTGGGACCGGGCGGCTTATGGCAAGGGAACGCACCAGAATCAGTTCACGGTGGCGTCCGATCTGATTTTTCATTTCTAA
- the mfd gene encoding transcription-repair coupling factor — MILPFVRDLVADLKLSASYDRVRRHLVSGQGRRRVAGLTFTARALYLPLFAAASESPALILVADNKAAEALHQAILATCELTGALDPASIVRLPAHDVLPFESLSPHPEIQETRAASLWKITSKSAKLVIAPIESACLKLFPADFYSALALRLRVNEEYLPDMLVEHLLSVGYTRVDVVEMPGQLTLRGGILDVYSPEMDRPIRIDFFGDEIESIRKFDPETQRSSSQLDTALLLPLTEIPITEKVLEAINARLTRSGSAAAAILEGGDTPAELQTHVSTRTGADATVFPGWEFFAPVAGATKTLLDLLGPQTRVFVEEPSMLKNQGERWWNKVEQRHERSGIGNLIRPEDLYVSPWELDDRIRGFCGAELDQLGAVDVLDADRSDLSEVEFHSRPTMRFHGSIPALIDQLKTLTSPSADNRILLTAPNQGEVERLAGLLQEYGVPYRLGSRNMAPGSETMYSESSYLAGNVSTPVIVRVPIANGVQILDLIPSTARQLIVFGANDLTDEADITARPATRKSKTSAFISDFRDLAVGDYVVHVEHGIAQYCGLRVLEEDTDNPLELMILEFADQAKLYVPLTRLDLIQKYRSTETGPAPVLNKLGNPAWQKTKARVKKAMADMAGELIKLYAQRKAAQGTAFSPDNNLQREFEDAFPFNETDDQLAAIADIKRDMESTQPMDRLLCGDVGYGKTEVAMRAAFKAVQDSKQVAILTPTTVLSFQHFESFKKRFANFPVKVEMLSRFRTAKEKAEIMEQTEQGKVDILIGTHAVLGQKLKFQDLGLLVVDEEQRFGVRHKERLKQMRAAIDVLAMSATPIPRTLHMSLVGLRDMSVIETPPKDRMAIQTIVAKFDEKLVRTAIEMELERGGQSYFVHNRVETIYEMASMIREQVPSARVIVGHGQMPEAELERVMLAFMNHEYDVLVATSIIENGLDIPLANTIIINRADRHGLSELYQLRGRVGRSNRRAYAYLLIPPDTELTEIARRRLAALKEFSDLGAGFKIAALDLELRGAGNMLGGEQSGHIEAIGFEMYTTMLEEAVNKLKGEQDKPSETTVLNLGISVRIDADYIPEENQRLRMYKRIAGALDQATIDDVRSELHDRYGAPPETVLNLLAAGELRLQAERLGIAQLDRKRTQIELPNPANRKQPIKTFVEMLHIRFAIPEKNVLGDTSLASATVDPGLLMKIIARNAKRGAQFTPQGILRWPLTSPKAEEVLAETRALLDSLTPATP; from the coding sequence ATGATCCTTCCCTTCGTCCGCGATCTCGTCGCCGACCTAAAACTCTCTGCCTCCTACGACCGCGTTCGCCGCCACCTTGTCTCCGGCCAGGGCCGCCGCCGCGTCGCCGGTCTTACCTTCACCGCCCGCGCCCTGTACCTGCCGCTCTTCGCCGCCGCGTCAGAGAGCCCCGCGCTCATCCTCGTCGCGGACAACAAGGCCGCCGAGGCTCTCCATCAGGCCATCCTCGCCACCTGCGAGCTCACCGGCGCGCTCGACCCCGCCTCCATCGTCCGCCTCCCGGCTCACGATGTCCTGCCCTTTGAAAGCCTCTCTCCGCACCCCGAGATCCAGGAGACCCGCGCCGCCTCCCTCTGGAAGATCACCAGCAAGTCGGCCAAGCTCGTCATCGCGCCCATCGAGTCGGCCTGCCTCAAGCTCTTCCCCGCAGACTTCTACTCCGCCCTCGCGCTGCGCCTGCGCGTCAACGAAGAGTACCTCCCGGACATGCTCGTCGAGCACCTCCTCTCCGTCGGCTACACCCGCGTCGACGTCGTCGAGATGCCCGGCCAGCTCACCCTGCGCGGCGGCATCCTGGACGTCTACTCGCCCGAGATGGACCGGCCCATCCGCATCGACTTCTTCGGCGATGAGATCGAGTCCATCCGCAAGTTCGACCCCGAAACCCAGCGCAGCAGCTCGCAGCTCGACACCGCACTCCTGCTCCCGCTGACCGAGATCCCCATCACGGAAAAGGTCCTCGAAGCCATCAACGCCCGCCTCACCCGTTCAGGCTCCGCAGCCGCAGCGATCCTGGAAGGCGGCGATACGCCGGCTGAGCTCCAGACCCACGTGTCCACCCGCACCGGCGCAGATGCAACCGTCTTCCCCGGCTGGGAGTTCTTCGCGCCCGTCGCCGGAGCCACCAAGACGCTCCTCGACCTCCTCGGCCCGCAGACCCGCGTCTTCGTCGAAGAGCCCTCCATGCTCAAGAATCAAGGCGAGCGCTGGTGGAATAAGGTCGAGCAGCGCCATGAGCGCAGCGGCATCGGCAACCTCATCCGGCCGGAAGACCTCTACGTCTCCCCCTGGGAGCTCGATGACCGCATCCGCGGCTTCTGCGGCGCAGAGCTCGACCAGCTCGGCGCGGTAGACGTCCTCGACGCCGACCGCAGCGATCTCTCGGAGGTCGAGTTCCACTCCCGGCCGACGATGCGCTTTCACGGCTCCATCCCGGCCCTGATCGATCAGCTCAAGACCCTTACCAGCCCCAGCGCGGACAACCGCATCCTCCTTACCGCGCCCAACCAGGGCGAGGTCGAACGCCTCGCCGGCCTGCTGCAGGAGTATGGGGTTCCCTACCGTCTCGGCTCCCGCAATATGGCCCCGGGTTCCGAGACCATGTACTCCGAGTCCTCCTATCTCGCCGGCAACGTCAGCACGCCGGTCATCGTGCGCGTCCCCATCGCCAACGGCGTGCAGATTCTTGACCTGATCCCAAGCACCGCCCGTCAGCTCATCGTCTTCGGCGCGAACGACCTCACCGACGAAGCCGACATCACCGCCCGCCCCGCCACGCGCAAGTCCAAGACCTCCGCCTTCATCTCCGACTTCCGCGACCTGGCTGTCGGGGATTACGTGGTGCATGTAGAACACGGCATAGCCCAGTACTGCGGCCTGCGCGTGCTGGAAGAAGACACCGACAACCCTCTCGAGCTCATGATCCTCGAGTTCGCAGACCAGGCCAAGCTCTACGTCCCCCTGACCCGCCTGGACCTCATCCAGAAGTACCGCAGCACGGAGACCGGGCCTGCGCCCGTGCTCAACAAGCTCGGCAACCCCGCCTGGCAGAAGACCAAGGCCCGCGTCAAAAAAGCCATGGCGGATATGGCCGGCGAGCTCATCAAGCTCTACGCCCAGCGCAAAGCCGCGCAAGGCACAGCCTTCAGCCCGGACAACAACCTCCAGCGCGAGTTCGAAGACGCCTTCCCTTTCAATGAGACAGACGACCAGCTCGCAGCCATCGCAGACATCAAGCGAGACATGGAGTCCACCCAGCCCATGGACCGCCTCCTCTGCGGAGACGTCGGCTACGGCAAGACAGAGGTCGCCATGCGCGCGGCGTTCAAGGCCGTGCAGGACTCCAAGCAGGTGGCAATCCTTACCCCCACCACCGTCCTCTCCTTTCAGCACTTCGAGTCCTTCAAGAAGCGCTTCGCCAATTTCCCCGTCAAGGTGGAGATGCTCTCCCGCTTCCGCACTGCCAAGGAAAAAGCCGAGATCATGGAGCAGACCGAGCAGGGCAAGGTCGACATCCTCATCGGCACCCACGCCGTCCTCGGCCAGAAGCTCAAGTTCCAGGACCTCGGGCTGCTCGTCGTCGATGAAGAACAGCGCTTCGGCGTCCGTCACAAGGAGCGCCTGAAGCAGATGCGCGCCGCCATCGACGTCCTCGCCATGTCCGCCACGCCCATCCCCCGCACGCTCCACATGTCGCTCGTCGGCCTGCGGGATATGTCCGTCATCGAGACTCCGCCCAAAGACCGCATGGCCATCCAGACCATCGTCGCCAAGTTCGACGAGAAGCTGGTCCGCACTGCCATCGAGATGGAGCTCGAGCGCGGCGGCCAGTCCTACTTCGTCCACAACCGCGTCGAGACCATCTATGAGATGGCCAGCATGATCCGCGAGCAGGTCCCCTCAGCCCGCGTCATCGTAGGCCACGGCCAGATGCCGGAGGCCGAGCTCGAACGCGTCATGCTCGCCTTCATGAACCATGAGTACGACGTCCTCGTCGCCACCAGCATCATTGAAAACGGGCTCGACATCCCGCTCGCCAACACCATCATCATCAACCGGGCTGATCGCCATGGGTTATCGGAGTTGTACCAACTCCGAGGGCGCGTAGGCCGCAGCAATCGCCGCGCCTACGCCTACCTGCTCATCCCGCCTGACACCGAACTCACCGAGATCGCACGCCGCCGCCTCGCCGCCCTCAAGGAGTTCTCGGACCTCGGCGCAGGCTTCAAGATCGCAGCGCTCGACTTAGAGCTAAGAGGCGCGGGCAACATGCTCGGCGGCGAGCAGTCCGGCCACATCGAAGCCATCGGCTTTGAGATGTACACCACCATGCTGGAAGAGGCCGTCAACAAGCTCAAGGGTGAGCAGGACAAGCCTTCCGAGACCACCGTCCTCAACCTCGGCATCTCCGTCCGCATCGACGCCGACTACATCCCCGAAGAGAACCAGCGCCTGCGCATGTACAAGCGCATCGCCGGCGCACTCGACCAGGCCACCATCGACGACGTCCGCAGCGAGCTTCACGACCGCTACGGCGCACCACCCGAGACCGTATTGAATCTCCTCGCAGCCGGCGAGCTACGCCTCCAGGCAGAGCGCCTCGGCATCGCCCAGCTCGACCGCAAGCGCACCCAGATCGAGCTCCCTAACCCAGCCAACCGCAAACAACCCATCAAGACCTTCGTCGAGATGCTCCACATCCGCTTCGCCATCCCGGAGAAGAACGTCTTGGGCGATACGTCCCTGGCCAGCGCCACGGTCGATCCCGGCCTGCTCATGAAGATCATCGCCCGCAACGCCAAACGCGGCGCCCAGTTCACCCCCCAGGGCATCCTCCGCTGGCCCCTCACCAGCCCCAAAGCCGAAGAAGTCCTCGCCGAGACCCGCGCCCTCCTAGACTCCCTAACCCCTGCAACTCCGTAG
- a CDS encoding VOC family protein has translation MRFLALTALALLTLPTLAQPPRPKITGIAYVRFYESDLPAAKAFYAQRLGLPEIDTPQGAVFTVGARQSIRIAPLPSPAPPNRLAEAAFLTPDIPGMKRFLTAHHIPFEPISPAEIRLKDPEGNPIGFLSEQHLPAPAHVATTQVASATRIIHAGWGVHSAAAEDAFFRDLLGFRPYWHGGMTPDKTDWISLQVPDGQDWIEYMLEYSPTDSLKKLGVLDHVSLGVVKITDVTDRLVANGWTDPDTRKSQIGRDGKWQLNVFDPDQSRIEFMEYTPTRKPCCSDFTASNPTP, from the coding sequence ATGCGATTCCTAGCCCTTACCGCGCTCGCACTTCTCACCCTCCCCACTCTTGCCCAGCCTCCACGCCCCAAAATCACCGGCATCGCCTACGTCCGCTTCTACGAGTCCGACCTCCCCGCCGCCAAGGCCTTCTACGCGCAGCGCCTCGGGCTTCCTGAAATCGATACTCCGCAAGGTGCCGTCTTCACCGTAGGCGCACGTCAGTCGATCCGCATCGCTCCGCTCCCATCCCCCGCTCCGCCCAACCGCCTCGCGGAAGCCGCCTTCCTCACTCCGGACATTCCCGGCATGAAGCGCTTCCTCACCGCCCACCACATCCCCTTCGAGCCCATCTCGCCCGCCGAGATCCGCCTCAAAGACCCTGAAGGCAATCCCATCGGCTTCCTCAGTGAGCAGCACCTCCCCGCCCCAGCCCATGTCGCCACCACTCAGGTCGCGTCCGCCACCCGCATCATCCACGCCGGCTGGGGCGTCCACAGTGCCGCCGCAGAGGACGCGTTCTTCCGCGACCTCCTCGGCTTCCGCCCGTACTGGCACGGCGGCATGACCCCGGACAAGACCGACTGGATCTCCCTCCAGGTCCCAGACGGACAGGACTGGATCGAGTACATGCTCGAATACTCCCCCACCGACTCCCTCAAAAAACTGGGCGTCCTCGACCACGTCTCCCTCGGCGTCGTCAAAATCACCGACGTCACCGACCGCCTCGTCGCCAACGGCTGGACCGACCCCGACACCCGCAAATCCCAGATCGGCCGCGACGGCAAATGGCAGCTCAACGTCTTCGACCCCGACCAGTCCCGCATCGAGTTCATGGAGTACACCCCCACTCGCAAGCCCTGCTGCTCCGACTTCACCGCCAGCAACCCCACACCCTAA